In the Populus nigra chromosome 2, ddPopNigr1.1, whole genome shotgun sequence genome, AGCATTTCCTATCTTccacacacaaaagaaaaggcatgaTCAGAGTCAAATCCTACTTACTTACAGTTTGCGTTACACAGGTTAACTCATAGGATCTCCCTCCTCACACTTGCCTAATGGAAAGTAAGTACAATATTCAGAGTTCAGATCATATCCCAGCAAGGACATGAATTAATTTTCCTAAAATCCATTCTTAGAGATCCAGATAAGACACAAAATCCAGAGTGTATATTGATCTAGATCTGAGCAAGCCTACATGGTGAGATCTAAGTTTCATAACCACCAATTCAACAATCCAATCAAAAAGAACTTTTTGTCTGGATATCTATGATCAACGTTCTTTGTGATCCACATTATGTATGTCCTATACCACTAGAAGTGGAAGTTTTTCCTGTTAGCAGTGATAACTGGCACAGTGCTTGCCAAAGCAACCTTACTCCAGTCTTCCAGTTTGATCACAGGAAACCAAAGCAGCCATAAATCCTTGACTATCATTAGATTGTCCCAAACCAACGCCAAACGTGCCTACAAGTTCCAGTCAGTGTGTGTCTGTGTATAACCTTTAGCCTTACAGTTACATGCAGGGCATTAATGGTTGCAAACTGAACAAGAAAACGTGACATTCCAATAGTAGGAATTTATcaaaaaatgaagtcatttcCCCcacttttcttttaaacttcgtTAACAGGATATTGAAAAGTCTGGATAAAAATACACACATATTTATAGATACTCAAGAAGTTTGTAAATATGATAAAGAGAAACAAACCAGGAGATGAGGAAAGGTTCATCCAAGCTATTGAAAACGCTGATAATCAAGTTATCATTAGTCACTGACTCAATCTGTGGGCCTGGAAATTGCCCATTTATCAAAATCCCCTGCGATTAATTACATCAAGACTCCATATAATCAACATCTTcgaaaattagaaataaactaagcaaaaaaaaagttggtcaCCTCACCTGTTGCTTAACTCCAAGTGGATAGATATCACCATAAGTAACATTCCATGTATGGAACCTATAAGCGTCTTCCCCAGCAGTGCATGTCACTAACAACAACACCGCTAGCATGAAAGAGTACCGCATGTTCTTCCTATAGTGCTCACCCATTACCATCTCTCTCCAGAAGAATCCAAGTAGTGCGGTACTTTGTTATATTGAGAAGCAATAatggaagaaggagaagaagaaatcttGCAACAGAGAACAACTCCCTTGTCGACTTTAAGCCTGTAAAGTCTTATCGAGAACTAGTCAAACTTTTTCTTTTCAGCTTTGGGAGCTTTAATTTATCTTCTTTGTTGGACAATGTCGGTGATTCAGATTCTTGATTTAGTTAATATCTCGTAGCAGGTAAGGTGATGGCTATGGCCCTCTCAGTCTTCACTGCTGAAATCAACGTGCAGTAATGAGCTGTCTTCACTGCTGGTTGCAGTATCCAAGGGACGAGCAATACTGTCCACCACCGTAGTTTCTTGAGTCGAGTGAAGTGAATTTGATTGGCATCAGCAAAATGGCGTATATTAATGCTTCAAATTACAGTTTTGGCCTCCTTTGCTATTTCTAAATATACCCGGGAGACCCGGATAGAATAAAACAAACGATACTTCAATTTAATACTGCAATGGATAGATACTAAGATACGTTTACTTCAGTTACGTCGtgtgttcaatatttttttttttacataaaaataatatttagatatcATATGCAcgttttaaagaataaaaaatttatgataggGATTATAGACtaggttaaataaataaattttatttaaattaaatagtaaaaaaatagccAATGACACCGgatgtattaaattaaaaaataattatgatagtctagaaaaaaacaatatagctcAATTCACTAAATATGAAAGACaagattggattaaaaaaaacaaattgatttaaatcaaCTTGAGTTAGCATAACAAACTTGTAAACTAGATAATAAAAGTAAGataaaccaaaagaaaacaaatgagaaaagaatCACAAAGTCTAATATTCAACAAAGTAAatgtagaatgataaaattagaaaaaattcaacaaaatagatttaaaaaaataaatcaaaacgagGTAAGGTAAGATGAACAAACTCCACAACCTGAATCATTCTAATTGtataacatgataaaaagaCAAAACAGAACAAcgaagattaatttaaaatagaacCAAAATTTGAAGGACCaaaccaaaattatatatatattttttaaaagccaCCTTAGAAAAAGATCCGAGCCAGCCTGAGTTAATTCGCTAAACTCGCGACCTaagtcatgagattaagataacacgataaaaaagaaagcgaagaaaatcacaaagcctatttaaaaaaaaataatttgaatgacgatgtcaaaaaagaaaataagtaaaaaaataatattaactcatgttaactttttaaacccgTGATCTGAATCATTAGGCTGGGAGCTTCCTATctagaaaaattatgaaatttaattttcaaccaatcaattattgaaggataaaattgaaaaaaaattcaattatataaaaggtaaaaaaaaatatcaattaaaagaatgaagatcaaaattaaaataaaaaataatttagaggacaagtaataattatttattgaatgttgaaattgaaaagaaaaatcaacttaGCAAAAgcacctaaaaaaacaataaaaaaaataagaatcaaattaaaaaaaataacatatcacaaATTTGGATTcaagtatgaaattaaaaacaaatcaaaatttcacaaaaaaataaaacaaggacATGTAAAAACATGATTCTAGTGTTGAGTGGTTTTTTAAAGGAATTTGAAGGTCATTTAAACCAATATCATATTTAAACTTTGATTAAACTAAGAATTAGAAACAATCTTATGTATTGCAATCAATATTAATGAGCATATAGTTTATGGTGATTTTTAGTGTTAGGTTGCTATGAGTGTTTGGTTTGCCTCCAAAGTTATTGTTGTACCTATTTATCAAGGAAGTAATTGTTCATCTTTTTTGTTAGTTATTTTGAGATGGAAtacatatacacacacacaacactaaatgagtttttcttaatcttccatttttattttgtaaattaggTGGATTAGGCATTATGAATAATTTGTAAATAATGACAAGTGTTTTGTGAAAGTATGTTTATGATTGTAAAAGTGTTTTGGAGATTATTTTGAATATCGTTTTTTTTAACCCATTTGTCAATTGAATATGAATATGTATTTGATTGATTATGCTTTGAACTTATTCTTTATGAGTTATACATTGACActtataaatatgtttatattagAATTTAATGCCTAGTTATAGGGCAAAATATGACTCATTATTACTATGGTTAAAGTAACTGTACACTTTGGATCCGACTTTGGGGGTTTATACAttgacataaataaataagtttatttagaatttgatGCATAGTCATAGAGCAAAACATTATCCATTGTTATTATGGTCAGagtaattgtagttttttttattttgaatatgagTGTGCAATCTATGTTTGtgtttaaaatgatttatttaaattgtttaagtttgtaaataatttataaatatacttttggttttttaaatctttgaaaGTATTGAAATCGTGATATAATAAATGAATTGATTGTATGTATTAATAAGTTTTGACATAATTAATCCAGCTATGAAGATGAAATGTTATTTACTGAGTTTGTGACACTCACCCTCTatctaattgattatttttcagaTGATTTAGAATGTCAAGTGATTACTTTAAAAGCTTATAGTTGACTTctagactttaatattttaataattatatcaattcaTGATCTTGGACTTGTAATacatttggttttatttgactttgaagTTAGGTTATTTCATGTGAGATGATTTatattggatttaattaaattataattcaatgtattttttttggaattagatattattttgagATAAGATGTCTGCATGCGCATAAGACATACGACATTGTCATGCCAAAAGattattttcaagattttttttgttcagggCTTGACACTGTGATAATGAGAATCTAagagtgtgtttgatattgtgatgtGTGAAGctttttaaaagtgcttttcaattaaaaatgtatcaaaatgatgtattttcataatttttttatattagcaaataaaaactattgaaaaagacctaaaaataaattagtttaatgtttttttaattgaaaaacactttaaaaaacaaaagttacaaCAATATCAAAtgtgatataaaaagaataaaaggtaggttatccaaaaaatattagtagAATAAGATGATTTCTAAGTGTCTGTCTGGAATTAAGGTTAAacctgtttttttgttaaaatataaatttttttactttaaattatatttttaagttttttattgttttaatgtaagtaaaaaaataaattaaaataaattaaaaatatattaaaaaacaatttttatactAATGTAAAACATCATACGGCGCCGTATGAGAAAGGGCTTTGTAGATTTCAGCATCTGAAGGCTATCTTTTTTGGAAGAATAATGGAGACTTGAGATTGGACAAAAGATAACGACTTTCTTTGGCTACATCTTAGAGCGAGTACTCGATTGTGAGTACCCACATTTCTTTCACATTCTTTACATCTTAGAGCGAGTACTCGATTGTGAGTACCCGCATTTCATGCACATTCTTTTCACTTTAATATGCCAGGTAAGCGTCTACATCAACCGTTGGTTTCAAGTCTAAAAcatctaataaattttatataaacaattaattaacacgAAAAATGATGTTGCAATTTAAAAAGGAAGTTTCTCATCGCTCGAATCCACAAGTAAATGATTGAGAtaacaagaatttttttattattttttatgctttggatcttttaatataatatactgATGTATAAAAtgtagcaaaaataaataatttattttttagattaacatggATGTTCGGTTAGTTTGTgtgtatctcgattaatcccacaagtcttaaaattaataatcatataaatttttaatgattctaGAATtggtaatttataaaaaacaaatttaaataacGACCAGTTTACTTTCACTAtcagcattaaaaaaataaataaataataagtaatATTACCGTACGATGAGATAGCACTAACCCGAACATAGCTACTTTTTGGAATCGATGCCCTGTACAATTGTCACTCTCCCTCATTGGTCGCCAACTGGCCACGAGGCCCTTACCATAAAGCACAAGCCTTATTTTAGCCATCACAGTATCGATTTGATTCCTATCGCCAgtcaaaacattcaaaaattaaaaataaatgaaaagatatttattttttttatcattcaaatctcatttatcaaataattattacagtcttatatataataaattaaaaaacccgattattattgaataaaaaaaacagaaaaactaTTCCTTTAAATAGGAAAACAAGAAAAGCctaatattgtagaattaacaaaataaacaaatagaaattataaactgaaaaataagaagcataaatatttattttatcaaaaagctCTTGTACCAGTTTTTCTGAGTTAGAAAATAGTTGTTTTCGAGTTTAAATTGTTTGTTGGGGTAAAACTTTCTcggttaaaaaatatcatgcaccATAAAAgcatctaaaataatattttttaagcaaaactttctcaataaaaaaatcaatgatactTTTACGCGGGAGCTTCCGCATCACGTGTCTTTagcatttttatataaatcattttatcATTAGTTATATCACTAAGATTTTCAATAATaacacaataattaaatattgagaATTGTAAAACTCTGATATAAATGATGCATGTGAGAACGAatgttaatgaaattttttataagttaaaattcttaaagattaaaaatacaataacttaGTGAGacttctaaaatattttatttttattaatctaagTCTTACTTGGCAAAAAGGTTAttacaatctttttttatatatagaaaaaaaactagaaaaatctattaatattaaatagataaaataaaaatagagaaagataaaattactcaattgaaaaggaagaaagaaaaataattaaaaaatatctattttttcaaaaagctaCCGCATCAATTTTCGATTTTTAGGTttcaaaacttttgatttatcaaatttttcCTAGAATTCGAGGGggaaaaaagagtaaaaaactTCCTTTTAACCGCCATTAGACGTggatgaataaataaattatattgtttactGTGAATTACATTTTGaagtaaaattgataaaatctaaagatttggggtttaattgataattgataataagtTAAGGGTTAATTTGAGGTTTCTCCTAAAATGAGGTTGCCTTTATAAAATGTTAGTGGAAGGTTTGGTTGTAGCTAAATGGATGTTTAAAAATGAAGTTataatagtgttttttatttgaaaatatgttggaataatatttgttttattttttaaaattagtaaattaaaataattcgaaaataaaaaaattattaatttaaaataaaaaaataaaataaaaataaaattttaaacttttttgaaaagtaattttaaaactcaaaaataaaaaccctagcTAAATAATcaattctgtttattttttatattaaacttgATATTCCTTCCTTTTGCTgtctttttctatttgatttcaGAGTTCAGACCATACAGGAGGAACTAGGAAGATTaaatcagagagagagagagagagagagagagagagagagagagctcttGTTCAGCTGGGTAGGTGGAGAGAAAACGAGAGAGAGATGGGAGCAGTCATGGGAGCCATAGTAGATGGAATCTTGACATGCATGTGGGTATTCAGCGTTCCTTTGCTGGGTGTTTTCTCCTCCATCATAGCAACATATGTGGGTGTTGAAGCCATGTCCATAGCAGGTCTTTTCATAACCATTAATGTAGCCGCTCTTTTTATGCTAACTTTCAGCTTGATAGGAGCTGCCTGTGGTGGTGCCAGTTTCAACCCTGCTACAACCATAACTCTCTACACAGCAGGCCTAAAGCCTGATGCATCTCTCATGTCCATGGCTTTGCGTTTTCCGGTTCAGGCAGCTGGTGGGGTTGCTGGTGCCATGGCAATTACGGAAGTGATGCCAAAACAGTACAGGTATGTGCTCAGAGGTGGTCCGTCGTTGAAGGTGGACTTGCATACAGGGGCAATCGCTGAGGGGGTGTTGACTTTTTTGATCTGTCTTGCTTTACATTTTGTTTTGCTCAAGGGTCCTAAAAACTTTGTGTTGAAGGTTTGGTTGCTGGCTGTGGCCACTGTGGGACTGGTTATGGCTGGAGGTAAGTATACCGGCCCTTCAATGAATCCTGCTAATGCTTATGGGTGGGCTTATTTGAACAATAGGCACACCACTTGGGATTTCTTTTATGTCTATTGGATTTGCCCCTTTATAGGAGCAACTTTAGCTGCTTTGATTTCTAAATTCCTTTTCAAGGCACCACCAATCAAGGACAAGAAAGCCTGAAGAGGGGGGATAGATCATAGATGTAGTACCAATCAATATTAGTATTtgattttcatcaataatgtcgTGTGTTTTCGAGTGTTAGTGCCTCGATTATGAATATTTGAGATTATCTTTGCACCTTCAAGAATTGATCTGTTTAATTGAGGTGATTTGTTCTTCATGTTAACTACTTGTGGCTTCAGATGGGTTTGTGCAGACCCAGGATTTCAATGGAGAGTGAGGGTTTTATTGGGGCTTAAAACCTCGAAACAGTCGATGTTTGTAATTTGTATTGCTCACTGAATCTAAAGTCACTGTTGATGGGGTTTCATCCTCCATGTAAAAGTGGTAGGAACGCCAATTGCTTAATCATGAATCTGAAATACCCATATTCAATGCCCTTCTCATTGTTTTTGATTTAGACAATAACAACTAGCTGAATCCATGAGAGAGTGGAGGAGAGAAAAAGTAGAGGAAAAAGCTTAGTTCTTTGAGTTGCCAAAGCTCAAATGTCTTAGAAGCCTGCGTTGTCCCTGTCAAGcagtcatttttgtttttggcgCCGCCATGAATTATGCTTGTAGCTTGAAGTTGTGAGTTTTGAGCATTCATGGATTGTCCAGTCCACCCAAACCCAAAGCAAATGTCTTTGAAGCCTGCGTTGTCCCTGTCAAGCAGTCAGTTTTGTTTTTGGCGCTGCCATGAATTATGCATGTAGCTTGAAGTTGTGAGTTTTGAGCATTCATGGAGTGTCCAGTCCACCCAAACCCAAAGCAAATGTCTTAGAAGCCTGCGTTGTCCCTGTCAAGCAGTCAGTTTTGTTTTTGGCGCTGCCATGAATTATGCATGTAGCTTGAAGTTGTGAGTTTTGAGCATTCATGGATTGTCCAGTCCACCCAAACCCAAAGCCTAGTCATTTCATGTTTTGAGATAGAATTGGCAATAGGAGCTTTATTTCAGTCTTATGCTTCTTTTCCTTGCCTGGAAGAAAATTATTAGAAGCAAGCAACCAGTCAAAGCCCTAGTGGACGGACCATATAAAGAGTCGATAAGTCACAGCAGGGATGCAAGTTTCAGATAAGTAACGGGAGTAAATGATAACACCAATGGAATTTATATGAAATTGGGATCTTTTATCTTATGATTGTGAAcgcaaagcaaaataaaaatacacaaatagtGAACTCATAGATAGATTTTGGTACAAGTAATGGTattattaaagaagaaaatgttttcaggcaCCACACTCCATATTAGGTTTGGCTCAGCTACTACATTTAACAGCGAAGttgatttcttcaaaaaaaaaaaaaaaaaagaggaaacaaTGTAATGGATTGATAATACGGACTGCAATCCATGGTTGAGTATGAGGAAATCTGAAGTCTCAAAGGGGAACTCTTCAATCTCACCACAAATGCTAGAACACTGAATCTTTGTGAAGGACATCACCATGAAAGCAGTAGTAGGATGGATGTGCAGATTACTGACACTTTCCTGCTCCATGTTTTTGTTCTATGCTCTAGACTCGAGTTTCTCGCAAATGGATAAGTATGGATCTGAGCATGCTCATCACCATTGAAGCGAATTGACAAAAGCTAACTGTGAATCAATGTCCCTTTTCTCCGAGGAATATTTGATAGGCCTGGAGGCAGGGAAAATTACTGTAGTGGTAAAGCTCCTGGGCTGAAGTTTCTGCTTTGCATTTGCCTTGTGCTCACCATCTACCCTGAACTTCCCAATCTTGACCTTAGCACTCACCAGCTTAGCTGCCAACTCTACATATGAATCTTCCATGGCCTGTgaattcaaaaaatgaaaaagcaaaaagaaagaaatgaaactTGGTTATGTGTAGGACTAATAATTAACAATTGCAATCAGCTAGAGGCTATTGATGAAATGAACTTTTACCTGGCAAAAGTGACGCCAAGGCTCAGATCTGTTCTCTAACGTGCCTAAAATTTCCATCCCAGCCCTGCTCAAAGAGGTCAAGTTTTGGGAGTTGAAAACATCAGCAATTGGGTCATTTACATTTGTAAAGGAAACAACTCCATTTATGTGCTCACTGATTTGCGCATCTTCAGATTCCATATTTCCTTTATGTAGTCCAGACTCCTTCAACTTGCCCTCCTCCCACAACCACCTCCCTTCTCTCTCATGCTGCCAGGGGAGGGCCGGTCCCGTGAAAGTCTCACAACCAGTTGAGACATATCCTAAAGCATGCAAACTATTAACAGGCACATTCATGGTTCGGAGGAAGTTCCATATAGCCTGGCCGCCCAAATTTGCCTCTGGGTTCCACTTCACGAGGCTGATGGTTCCACACCCAATTCCTTCAACTGAAGGGTGGTCAATTTGCAGAACACGAACACTAGCTCTAATGCCAGGAGACTGATCTTTTCTTTGGCCTGTGATCCAAGCACAAAGATCCTTAAGGGCCCTTCTAAGAGGTCTCACCTGTAGCACTTGACAGCATTCTTGGTGCATGTATTCAATGTCCATGCCGTAGTACTTCTCCATATCATCCAAGAGTTTGTCGGTCTGTGAGTTCAACCTCCCTGTGTCCAGGCCAAACACCCCCGATTGGAGTATCAAAGACACATCCTCAGCTCCACTGCATGATTTTAAATGCTGTGTTCAATTCATAATACTGAAAGGCATTGTGACAAAATCTCCACAACAGTACTTCCACCAAAGAACTAGACTGCACTGTCTCTCTTGAAGGTTCATTAATTCAAATGGAAGGGCTGGatatttagcataaaaaacTGACCTCGTTTAAACCTAATTAATACCTAGACAACGACACTTTGTACAATTTATACACAGCTTGTCCCTTAATGCTATTCTTTTTTTCAGAATCTTGCCAAGGATTTCTCTACTCTTCGCGTTTTTCCATTCACATCGTTTTCTGTTAGAAGCGTGACTCTATAATAGCTGACGTTTGCATTAAGATATATATTCTAATGATCTTGTTAAGATCGCATTGTCGATCATTATTGGTTGCTTAATTAATCTGGCTGtcatgataaatatattttttaatcaggaATCT is a window encoding:
- the LOC133682482 gene encoding 5'-adenylylsulfate reductase 3, chloroplastic-like isoform X2; the protein is MFSHDHDPSCCRRLWQSRFTTSFFCSISFHEIKGHCLVFFFFFVPEAQLIVAEITEKAELEGVTEDYGKLAKELEKASPLAIINKPLQDFIDGSAISFSGAEDVSLILQSGVFGLDTGRLNSQTDKLLDDMEKYYGMDIEYMHQECCQVLQVRPLRRALKDLCAWITGQRKDQSPGIRASVRVLQIDHPSVEGIGCGTISLVKWNPEANLGGQAIWNFLRTMNVPVNSLHALGYVSTGCETFTGPALPWQHEREGRWLWEEGKLKESGLHKGNMESEDAQISEHINGVVSFTNVNDPIADVFNSQNLTSLSRAGMEILGTLENRSEPWRHFCQAMEDSYVELAAKLVSAKVKIGKFRVDGEHKANAKQKLQPRSFTTTVIFPASRPIKYSSEKRDIDSQLAFVNSLQW
- the LOC133682482 gene encoding 5'-adenylylsulfate reductase 3, chloroplastic-like isoform X4, giving the protein MFSHDHDPSCCRRLWQSRFTTSFFCSISFHEIKGHCLVFFFFFEITEKAELEGVTEDYGKLAKELEKASPLAIINKPLQDFIDGSAISFSGAEDVSLILQSGVFGLDTGRLNSQTDKLLDDMEKYYGMDIEYMHQECCQVLQVRPLRRALKDLCAWITGQRKDQSPGIRASVRVLQIDHPSVEGIGCGTISLVKWNPEANLGGQAIWNFLRTMNVPVNSLHALGYVSTGCETFTGPALPWQHEREGRWLWEEGKLKESGLHKGNMESEDAQISEHINGVVSFTNVNDPIADVFNSQNLTSLSRAGMEILGTLENRSEPWRHFCQAMEDSYVELAAKLVSAKVKIGKFRVDGEHKANAKQKLQPRSFTTTVIFPASRPIKYSSEKRDIDSQLAFVNSLQW
- the LOC133682482 gene encoding 5'-adenylylsulfate reductase 3, chloroplastic-like isoform X3, with protein sequence MFSHDHDPSCCRRLWQSRFTTSFFCSISFHEIKGHCLVFFFFFGMFRPKEITEKAELEGVTEDYGKLAKELEKASPLAIINKPLQDFIDGSAISFSGAEDVSLILQSGVFGLDTGRLNSQTDKLLDDMEKYYGMDIEYMHQECCQVLQVRPLRRALKDLCAWITGQRKDQSPGIRASVRVLQIDHPSVEGIGCGTISLVKWNPEANLGGQAIWNFLRTMNVPVNSLHALGYVSTGCETFTGPALPWQHEREGRWLWEEGKLKESGLHKGNMESEDAQISEHINGVVSFTNVNDPIADVFNSQNLTSLSRAGMEILGTLENRSEPWRHFCQAMEDSYVELAAKLVSAKVKIGKFRVDGEHKANAKQKLQPRSFTTTVIFPASRPIKYSSEKRDIDSQLAFVNSLQW
- the LOC133682482 gene encoding 5'-adenylylsulfate reductase 3, chloroplastic-like isoform X5; translation: MFSHDHDPSCCRRLWQSRFTTSFFCSISFHEIKEITEKAELEGVTEDYGKLAKELEKASPLAIINKPLQDFIDGSAISFSGAEDVSLILQSGVFGLDTGRLNSQTDKLLDDMEKYYGMDIEYMHQECCQVLQVRPLRRALKDLCAWITGQRKDQSPGIRASVRVLQIDHPSVEGIGCGTISLVKWNPEANLGGQAIWNFLRTMNVPVNSLHALGYVSTGCETFTGPALPWQHEREGRWLWEEGKLKESGLHKGNMESEDAQISEHINGVVSFTNVNDPIADVFNSQNLTSLSRAGMEILGTLENRSEPWRHFCQAMEDSYVELAAKLVSAKVKIGKFRVDGEHKANAKQKLQPRSFTTTVIFPASRPIKYSSEKRDIDSQLAFVNSLQW
- the LOC133682483 gene encoding aquaporin SIP1-1-like, with the protein product MGAVMGAIVDGILTCMWVFSVPLLGVFSSIIATYVGVEAMSIAGLFITINVAALFMLTFSLIGAACGGASFNPATTITLYTAGLKPDASLMSMALRFPVQAAGGVAGAMAITEVMPKQYRYVLRGGPSLKVDLHTGAIAEGVLTFLICLALHFVLLKGPKNFVLKVWLLAVATVGLVMAGGKYTGPSMNPANAYGWAYLNNRHTTWDFFYVYWICPFIGATLAALISKFLFKAPPIKDKKA
- the LOC133682482 gene encoding 5'-adenylylsulfate reductase 3, chloroplastic-like isoform X1 — encoded protein: MIMTLHAADACGSRGSLPASSVQYLSMRSKFGSSHVPHHQSFCFHVVPEAQLIVAEITEKAELEGVTEDYGKLAKELEKASPLAIINKPLQDFIDGSAISFSGAEDVSLILQSGVFGLDTGRLNSQTDKLLDDMEKYYGMDIEYMHQECCQVLQVRPLRRALKDLCAWITGQRKDQSPGIRASVRVLQIDHPSVEGIGCGTISLVKWNPEANLGGQAIWNFLRTMNVPVNSLHALGYVSTGCETFTGPALPWQHEREGRWLWEEGKLKESGLHKGNMESEDAQISEHINGVVSFTNVNDPIADVFNSQNLTSLSRAGMEILGTLENRSEPWRHFCQAMEDSYVELAAKLVSAKVKIGKFRVDGEHKANAKQKLQPRSFTTTVIFPASRPIKYSSEKRDIDSQLAFVNSLQW